From Acidihalobacter aeolianus, a single genomic window includes:
- a CDS encoding phosphotransferase enzyme family protein, whose translation MAYAATVSDSDLGAIGEAVAGNLWRWGLPDDTQVSLLNHSENTTYALQAGDRRYVLRVHRLGYHSAEAIAIELDWLAAVSRDTAIRTAAPIAGADGALVQPFATRQPEARHSVLFEFLDGEEPDESGDLAAAFEQLGGITAELHAHSRRWTAGRSRLARPVWDFEHTLGGRPIWGEPRHGIGVTAVVAAQLERGIREVRTRLEAYGAEAQRFGLIHADLRLANLLVHEGRVSVIDFDDCGYGWFLYDLGSALSFIEHRDYVPALIDAWVRGYARQVPLTEVDIAMIPTFVMMRRLLLIGWLGSHRETDLARVIGREFTPQTCDMIDRYLQGRLFAT comes from the coding sequence ATGGCCTACGCCGCGACCGTATCCGATAGCGATCTGGGAGCGATCGGCGAGGCCGTGGCCGGCAACCTGTGGCGCTGGGGGCTGCCCGACGACACGCAGGTTTCCCTGCTCAATCATTCCGAGAACACCACCTACGCGTTGCAGGCCGGCGACCGTCGCTACGTGCTGCGCGTACATCGCCTCGGCTACCACAGCGCGGAGGCCATCGCCATCGAGCTCGACTGGCTGGCCGCGGTCAGCCGCGACACCGCGATCCGTACCGCTGCGCCGATAGCGGGCGCGGATGGCGCGCTGGTGCAGCCGTTTGCGACCCGGCAGCCGGAGGCGCGTCACAGCGTGCTGTTCGAATTCCTCGACGGCGAGGAACCGGACGAATCGGGCGACCTCGCTGCCGCGTTCGAGCAACTCGGCGGCATCACCGCGGAACTGCATGCGCACAGCCGGCGCTGGACCGCCGGCCGGTCGCGGCTCGCACGCCCGGTGTGGGACTTCGAGCATACCCTGGGCGGCCGCCCGATCTGGGGCGAGCCGCGTCACGGCATCGGCGTGACCGCGGTGGTCGCGGCGCAACTCGAGCGCGGCATCCGCGAGGTGCGCACACGCCTGGAGGCCTATGGCGCCGAGGCGCAGCGCTTCGGCCTGATCCATGCCGACCTGCGTCTGGCCAACCTGCTGGTGCACGAGGGCAGGGTGAGCGTGATCGATTTCGACGACTGCGGCTACGGCTGGTTTTTGTACGACCTCGGCAGCGCGCTCAGCTTCATCGAGCATCGCGACTACGTGCCCGCACTGATCGATGCCTGGGTGCGCGGCTACGCGCGGCAGGTGCCGCTGACCGAAGTAGACATCGCCATGATTCCGACCTTCGTGATGATGCGCCGGCTGCTGCTGATCGGCTGGCTGGGCTCGCATCGCGAAACCGATCTTGCCCGCGTGATCGGGCGCGAATTCACCCCGCAGACCTGCGACATGATCGACCGCTATCTGCAAGGCCGGCTGTTTGCCACATGA
- a CDS encoding ethanolamine ammonia-lyase subunit EutB — protein MYRHTVGDTRYAFADLSTLLAKASPLRSGDQFAGLAAESAVERVAAQRALADVPLRAFLEEALIPYEDDEVTRLILDTHDAAAFASVAHLTVGGFRDWLLAYETDAAVLARLAPGLTPEMVAAVSKLMSLQDLVLVASKCEVTTRFRNTIGLKGRLATRLQPNHPTDDPRGVAASVLDGLLYGSGDAVIGINPASDHLGALTTLLELIDEVRETYRIPTQSCVLAHVTSQIEVIARGAPVDLVFQSIAGTEAANAGFGINLALLGEAREAALSLGRGTLGDNVMYFETGQGSALSANAHHGVDQQTCEARAYAVARAFSPLLVNTVVGFIGPEYLYDGKQIVRAGLEDHFCGKLLGLPMGCDVCYTNHAEADQDDMDALLTLLGAAGCTYIMGIPGADDIMLNYQSTSFHDALYLRQVLGLRPAPEFEAWLEAMGIVEDGRRLRPAEPAHPLLTHPLAAGE, from the coding sequence ATGTATAGACACACGGTAGGCGACACACGCTACGCCTTCGCGGACCTTAGTACGCTGCTCGCCAAGGCCTCGCCACTGCGTTCCGGCGATCAGTTCGCCGGACTGGCGGCCGAATCGGCGGTGGAACGGGTGGCGGCGCAGCGTGCGCTGGCCGACGTGCCGCTCAGGGCGTTTCTCGAAGAGGCGCTGATTCCCTACGAGGACGACGAGGTTACGCGGCTGATCCTCGACACGCACGACGCGGCCGCCTTCGCGTCGGTCGCGCATCTCACCGTCGGCGGCTTCCGCGACTGGCTGCTGGCCTACGAAACCGATGCCGCCGTGCTGGCGCGGCTCGCACCGGGGCTGACCCCGGAAATGGTCGCCGCGGTGTCCAAGCTGATGAGCCTGCAGGACCTGGTGCTGGTGGCGAGCAAGTGCGAGGTGACCACGCGCTTTCGCAACACCATCGGCCTCAAGGGGCGGCTGGCCACGCGGCTGCAGCCGAACCATCCGACCGACGACCCGCGCGGGGTGGCGGCGAGCGTGCTCGACGGCCTGCTTTACGGCAGCGGCGACGCGGTCATCGGCATCAATCCGGCCAGCGACCACCTGGGCGCTCTGACCACGCTGCTCGAACTCATCGACGAGGTGCGCGAAACCTACCGCATCCCCACGCAGTCCTGTGTGCTGGCCCACGTCACCAGCCAGATCGAGGTGATAGCGCGCGGCGCGCCGGTGGATCTCGTGTTCCAGTCGATCGCAGGCACCGAGGCCGCCAACGCCGGCTTCGGCATCAACCTCGCGCTGCTGGGCGAGGCGCGCGAGGCGGCGCTGTCGCTGGGACGCGGCACGCTCGGCGACAACGTGATGTACTTCGAGACCGGGCAGGGCAGCGCGCTGTCGGCGAACGCGCACCACGGCGTCGACCAGCAGACCTGCGAGGCGCGTGCCTATGCCGTGGCGCGGGCGTTCTCGCCGCTGCTGGTCAACACGGTGGTCGGCTTCATCGGCCCGGAATACCTCTACGACGGCAAGCAGATCGTACGCGCCGGACTGGAAGACCATTTCTGCGGCAAGCTGCTCGGCCTGCCGATGGGCTGCGACGTGTGCTACACCAATCACGCCGAGGCCGACCAGGACGACATGGACGCGCTGCTCACCCTGCTCGGCGCGGCCGGCTGCACCTACATCATGGGCATCCCCGGCGCCGACGACATCATGCTGAACTACCAGAGCACCTCGTTCCACGATGCGCTGTATCTGCGCCAGGTGCTCGGCCTGCGTCCGGCGCCGGAGTTCGAGGCCTGGCTGGAGGCCATGGGCATCGTCGAGGATGGCCGCCGGCTGCGTCCGGCCGAGCCGGCGCATCCCCTGCTGACCCATCCGCTGGCGGCCGGCGAATGA
- a CDS encoding primary-amine oxidase yields MPGIDERIAEEGAVTAAPHPLEPLSVEEVRQAVSVLKQGKAEVESMRFMSVTLKEPSKYAVTAYEAGEAQPREVHFIMLDNRDGQTYEAVVSLSESAVKSWVHVPGVQPPIHLDEFMECENAVKASPEWQEALRRRGITNFEDAIVDPWSAGYYGEEEYSGHRLSRALTWIRESHDDVGYGRPVEGVITIVDLNEMRVLKVEDNGIVPLPPPSGNYTANSVGPLRDDLKPLDIVQLDGPSFAVDGHEISWQRWKFRIGFTPREGLVLYQIGYGEDGSERPIIYRASLSEMVVPYGDPGPNHNRKNAFDVGEYGIGLLSNSLELGCDCLGTIKYFDAVMTDSRGEPVKIPKAVCLHEEDYGTLWKHSDWRTNHTEVRRSRRLVVSFIATVGNYDYGFFWYFYQTGDIQLEVKLTGCLSVGAFPPGEMPKYGTLVSEQLYAPIHQHFFNFRLHFNVDGDENAIYEVNTVSEEAGPGNPLGNGCYPVSTLLKSEADAQRPIAPMSARYWKIVNRKKLNRLGQPVGYKLVHGENVLSFATPGASVVNRAGFMRNHLWVTPYAPEEMFAAGMYVNQSHGDTGLPVYTAANRSLEDQELVVWYTCGHNHIPRPEDWPVMPVAYVGFHLKPVGFFDMNPSMDVAPPELRASSEV; encoded by the coding sequence ATGCCTGGCATCGATGAAAGAATTGCCGAGGAGGGTGCGGTGACTGCCGCACCCCACCCTCTGGAACCGCTGTCGGTCGAGGAAGTCCGGCAGGCGGTCTCCGTCCTGAAGCAGGGCAAGGCCGAGGTCGAGTCGATGCGCTTCATGTCGGTGACGCTCAAGGAGCCGAGCAAGTACGCGGTCACCGCGTACGAGGCTGGGGAGGCTCAGCCACGCGAGGTGCACTTCATCATGCTCGACAACCGCGACGGTCAGACCTACGAAGCCGTCGTCTCGCTGAGCGAATCGGCGGTCAAGTCCTGGGTCCACGTGCCCGGGGTGCAGCCGCCGATCCACCTCGACGAGTTCATGGAGTGCGAGAATGCGGTCAAGGCCTCGCCGGAGTGGCAGGAAGCCCTGCGCCGTCGCGGTATCACCAACTTCGAGGACGCCATCGTCGACCCGTGGTCGGCGGGTTACTACGGCGAGGAGGAGTACAGCGGGCATCGCCTTTCCCGTGCGCTGACCTGGATTCGCGAGAGTCATGACGACGTCGGCTACGGACGGCCGGTCGAAGGCGTGATCACCATCGTCGATCTCAACGAGATGCGCGTGCTCAAGGTGGAAGACAACGGCATCGTGCCGTTGCCGCCCCCCTCGGGCAACTACACCGCGAACTCGGTCGGTCCGCTGCGCGACGACCTGAAGCCGCTGGACATCGTCCAGCTCGACGGTCCGAGCTTCGCGGTCGACGGCCACGAGATCTCGTGGCAGCGCTGGAAGTTCCGCATCGGCTTCACGCCGCGCGAGGGCCTGGTACTGTACCAGATCGGCTACGGCGAGGACGGCAGCGAGCGTCCGATCATCTACCGCGCCTCGCTGTCTGAAATGGTGGTGCCCTACGGCGATCCCGGGCCGAACCACAATCGCAAGAACGCCTTCGACGTGGGCGAATACGGCATCGGTCTCCTGTCCAACAGCCTGGAACTGGGCTGCGACTGCCTGGGCACGATCAAGTACTTCGACGCGGTAATGACCGATAGCCGGGGCGAGCCGGTCAAGATCCCGAAGGCGGTGTGCCTGCATGAGGAGGACTACGGCACCCTGTGGAAGCACAGCGACTGGCGCACCAACCATACCGAGGTACGGCGTTCGCGGCGCCTGGTGGTGTCGTTCATCGCCACCGTGGGCAACTACGACTACGGCTTTTTCTGGTACTTCTACCAGACCGGCGACATCCAGCTCGAGGTCAAGCTCACCGGCTGCCTGTCCGTCGGCGCCTTCCCGCCCGGCGAGATGCCCAAGTACGGCACCCTGGTATCGGAGCAGCTGTATGCGCCGATCCACCAGCACTTCTTCAACTTCCGCTTGCACTTCAACGTGGACGGCGACGAGAACGCCATCTACGAGGTCAACACGGTGTCGGAGGAGGCTGGGCCGGGCAATCCGCTGGGCAACGGCTGCTATCCCGTTTCCACGCTGCTCAAGAGCGAGGCCGACGCGCAGCGTCCGATCGCGCCGATGTCCGCGCGCTACTGGAAGATCGTCAACCGCAAGAAGCTCAATCGGCTGGGTCAGCCGGTCGGCTACAAGCTGGTCCACGGCGAAAACGTGTTGTCCTTCGCCACGCCGGGTGCGAGCGTCGTCAATCGCGCAGGCTTCATGCGCAACCACCTGTGGGTCACGCCCTATGCGCCGGAGGAGATGTTCGCGGCGGGCATGTACGTCAATCAGAGCCACGGCGACACCGGGCTGCCGGTCTACACCGCCGCCAACCGTTCCCTGGAGGATCAGGAACTGGTGGTGTGGTACACCTGCGGGCACAACCACATCCCGCGTCCGGAGGACTGGCCGGTGATGCCGGTGGCCTACGTGGGCTTCCACCTCAAGCCGGTCGGCTTCTTCGACATGAACCCGAGCATGGACGTGGCCCCGCCCGAGCTGCGGGCGAGCAGCGAGGTCTGA
- the eutC gene encoding ethanolamine ammonia-lyase subunit EutC has product MSGEGRRLPGQADPWRGLRRFTDARIALGRVGGSQPTEAVLDFRLAHAQARDAVHRALDVDALCARLAPLGLPVLRAASRAPDRANYLQRPDLGRVLAPEAAARLAGEPSAGYDVVFVLGDGLSSLAVERHAPSLLEAVLTPLRTQGWCIGPLVVAEQARVALGDEVGQALNASLVVVLIGERPGLSSPDSLGVYLTYAPRPGRLNSERNCISNVRPEGLPCSTAAHKLVYLLAAARSRRLTGVALKDDAPIQIDAGISPTLPDES; this is encoded by the coding sequence ATGAGCGGCGAAGGGCGCAGACTGCCGGGGCAGGCCGATCCATGGCGCGGTCTGAGGCGATTCACCGATGCGCGCATCGCGCTGGGCCGCGTTGGCGGCAGCCAGCCGACCGAGGCGGTGCTCGATTTTCGTCTGGCGCACGCCCAGGCGCGAGATGCCGTGCACCGGGCGCTGGACGTCGACGCGCTGTGCGCGCGTCTCGCGCCGCTGGGGCTGCCGGTGCTGCGCGCGGCCAGCCGTGCGCCCGATCGCGCGAACTACCTGCAGCGTCCCGATCTCGGTCGTGTGCTAGCTCCGGAGGCCGCCGCGCGCCTGGCTGGCGAACCCTCTGCCGGCTACGACGTCGTCTTCGTGTTGGGCGATGGGCTCTCGTCGCTCGCGGTCGAGCGCCACGCGCCGTCCTTGCTGGAGGCCGTGCTGACGCCGTTGCGGACGCAGGGCTGGTGCATCGGTCCGCTGGTCGTCGCCGAGCAGGCGCGCGTGGCACTGGGCGACGAAGTCGGGCAGGCGCTCAACGCATCGCTCGTGGTCGTGCTCATCGGCGAGCGCCCCGGACTGAGTTCGCCCGACAGCCTGGGTGTCTATCTCACCTACGCTCCTCGTCCGGGGCGTCTGAACTCCGAACGCAACTGCATCAGCAACGTCCGCCCCGAGGGGCTTCCCTGCAGCACAGCCGCGCACAAGCTGGTATACCTGCTTGCAGCCGCACGTAGCCGCCGCCTGACCGGTGTCGCCCTCAAGGACGATGCGCCCATACAGATCGACGCGGGAATCTCGCCGACACTCCCGGATGAGTCTTGA
- a CDS encoding APC family permease encodes MSKVQSDIGLGGAGQSSGVGLKSNNLTFVETIGQSIANVSPTFMPALAVAVVVGMAGHATWLVYALATVSLMLVGWNLSRLASRYATAGSFFVYISRSLGPITGGIVGWGLIVAYLGTAMAVTVGVKVFLDSVLQPVGIKLPAILVYAVTVALVWLLAYRDIKISSRVGLTLEGLSICVILFLLGAIVMKHTGSLVDVNQLALKGSSAGSVAQAAVFAIFSFVGFESAASLGQETRNPLKTVPRAILSSTLMVGTFFVIVTYIILIGFNDNVAALAKDGAPLDTLSAAAGVPWLGTFIYIGAAISAFACALASVNAASRLLFSMGRYQFVHSSMGFVHAKHRTPHIAVTISAVLTFIVPTLMLKMDYLTAFGILGTIATFGFVLGYFMISVAAPIYIKKMGELKPVDVIVGVVAALAMLGAFVGSVYPVPDYPYNILPYLFIGYLAVGLVWLLMLKKKSPQILLNIEKDLEVSESEIIVGKK; translated from the coding sequence ATGAGCAAGGTACAAAGTGATATCGGCCTGGGTGGCGCCGGGCAAAGTTCCGGCGTCGGCCTGAAGTCCAACAACCTGACCTTCGTGGAAACCATTGGGCAGTCGATCGCCAATGTGTCGCCGACCTTCATGCCGGCATTGGCCGTCGCGGTGGTTGTGGGCATGGCCGGCCATGCGACGTGGCTGGTGTATGCGCTGGCGACGGTCAGCCTGATGCTGGTGGGCTGGAACCTGAGCCGCCTGGCCAGCCGTTACGCCACCGCCGGTTCCTTCTTCGTCTACATCTCGCGCAGCCTGGGGCCGATCACCGGCGGCATCGTCGGCTGGGGGCTCATCGTGGCCTATCTGGGCACGGCCATGGCAGTCACCGTCGGCGTCAAGGTGTTCCTGGACAGCGTGCTGCAACCGGTCGGCATCAAGCTGCCGGCCATCCTGGTCTATGCGGTCACGGTCGCACTGGTATGGCTGCTGGCCTATCGCGACATCAAGATCTCCTCGCGCGTGGGCCTGACCCTGGAAGGCCTGTCGATCTGCGTCATCCTGTTCCTGCTCGGCGCTATCGTCATGAAGCACACCGGCAGCCTGGTCGACGTCAATCAGCTCGCGCTGAAGGGTTCCAGCGCCGGCAGCGTGGCGCAGGCCGCGGTGTTCGCGATCTTCTCCTTCGTCGGCTTCGAGAGCGCAGCCAGCCTGGGCCAGGAAACGCGTAATCCGCTCAAGACCGTGCCGCGAGCGATCCTCAGCAGCACCCTGATGGTCGGCACCTTCTTCGTGATCGTGACCTACATCATCCTGATCGGTTTCAACGACAACGTCGCCGCACTGGCCAAGGACGGCGCCCCGCTCGACACCCTGTCCGCGGCCGCCGGCGTGCCCTGGCTCGGCACCTTCATCTACATCGGTGCCGCGATCAGCGCCTTCGCCTGCGCCCTGGCTTCGGTCAACGCCGCCTCGCGCCTGCTTTTCTCCATGGGCCGCTATCAGTTCGTGCACAGCTCGATGGGCTTCGTGCATGCCAAGCACCGCACGCCGCACATCGCGGTGACCATCAGCGCGGTGCTGACCTTCATCGTGCCCACGCTGATGCTGAAGATGGATTACCTGACCGCATTCGGCATTCTCGGCACCATCGCGACCTTCGGCTTCGTGCTCGGCTATTTCATGATCTCCGTGGCTGCACCCATCTACATCAAGAAAATGGGTGAGCTCAAGCCCGTCGACGTCATCGTCGGCGTAGTGGCCGCACTGGCGATGCTCGGCGCGTTCGTCGGTAGCGTCTACCCGGTGCCGGACTATCCGTACAACATCCTGCCGTACCTGTTCATCGGCTATCTCGCGGTAGGCCTGGTCTGGCTGTTGATGCTGAAGAAGAAATCCCCGCAGATCCTGCTGAACATCGAGAAGGATCTGGAGGTTTCCGAATCCGAAATCATCGTCGGCAAGAAGTGA
- a CDS encoding aldehyde dehydrogenase family protein: protein MNTLPESKPEPRYRDRLFIDGEWVEPAAGGRLPVVNPATERVFHEVAAAIAEDVDRAVAAARAAFATWGTTTGAERAVYLRAMAAEVRARRDELAYMEVLDNGKPLPEAQWDIDDVAGCFDYYADLAEELDERQNEPLELGADGFRGSVCYEPVGVAGLIVPWNYPMLMAAWKVAPALAAGATCVLKPSEYTPLTALEYGAVAEAAGLPPGVLNVLTGTGPEAGAPLADHPGVDKLAFTGSVPTGIKVMHAAAQHVKTVSLELGGKSPFIVFEDADVEKAVEWIMFGIFWNQGEVCSATSRLLVHEDIAPRVLERLREAAHEIKVGDGQEAGTLLGPLVSETQYQRVLGYIDIGLAEGATLLTGGRRPAGLEQGYFLEPTVFVDVRREMRIWREEIFGPVLAVMTFGDEAEALALANDSDFGLAAAVMSADLERCERVSRALRAGIVWINCSQPTFTQAPWGGFKLSGIGRELGRWGLQNYLEVKQITRYESGRAWGWYLK, encoded by the coding sequence ATGAACACGCTACCCGAATCGAAACCCGAACCCCGCTACCGCGACCGCTTGTTCATCGACGGCGAATGGGTCGAGCCGGCGGCGGGCGGCCGTCTGCCGGTGGTCAATCCGGCCACCGAACGTGTGTTCCATGAGGTGGCCGCGGCCATCGCGGAGGACGTGGACCGCGCCGTCGCCGCCGCCCGGGCCGCATTCGCGACCTGGGGAACCACCACGGGCGCCGAGCGCGCCGTCTACCTGCGCGCGATGGCCGCCGAGGTGCGTGCGCGGCGCGACGAGCTGGCGTACATGGAGGTGCTGGACAACGGCAAGCCGCTGCCGGAGGCGCAGTGGGACATCGACGACGTTGCCGGCTGTTTCGACTATTACGCCGACCTGGCCGAGGAACTCGACGAGCGCCAGAACGAGCCGCTCGAACTCGGTGCCGACGGTTTTCGCGGCAGCGTGTGCTACGAGCCGGTGGGCGTGGCCGGGCTGATCGTGCCCTGGAACTACCCCATGCTGATGGCGGCATGGAAGGTCGCGCCGGCGCTTGCCGCGGGCGCCACCTGCGTGCTCAAGCCTTCCGAATACACCCCGTTGACCGCGTTGGAATACGGTGCCGTGGCCGAGGCCGCCGGGTTGCCGCCCGGGGTGCTCAACGTGCTCACCGGCACGGGGCCCGAGGCCGGCGCGCCGCTCGCTGATCACCCCGGCGTCGACAAGCTCGCGTTCACCGGCAGCGTGCCCACCGGCATCAAGGTGATGCATGCCGCGGCCCAGCACGTGAAGACGGTCAGCCTGGAACTCGGCGGCAAGTCGCCCTTCATCGTGTTCGAGGACGCGGACGTCGAGAAGGCCGTGGAATGGATCATGTTCGGCATCTTCTGGAACCAGGGCGAGGTGTGCAGTGCCACTTCGCGTCTGCTGGTGCATGAGGACATCGCGCCGCGGGTGCTCGAGCGCCTGCGCGAGGCCGCACACGAGATCAAGGTCGGCGACGGCCAGGAAGCGGGCACGCTGCTCGGTCCGCTGGTCAGCGAGACGCAGTATCAGCGTGTGCTCGGCTACATCGACATCGGTTTGGCCGAGGGCGCGACCCTGCTTACCGGCGGCCGCCGACCCGCGGGGCTGGAGCAGGGCTACTTCCTGGAGCCCACGGTCTTCGTGGACGTGCGTCGCGAGATGCGCATCTGGCGCGAGGAGATCTTCGGCCCGGTGCTGGCGGTGATGACCTTCGGCGACGAGGCCGAGGCGCTGGCGCTCGCCAACGACAGCGATTTCGGCCTCGCCGCCGCAGTGATGTCCGCCGACCTGGAGCGCTGCGAGCGCGTCAGCCGTGCGCTGCGCGCGGGCATCGTGTGGATCAACTGTTCTCAGCCGACCTTCACCCAGGCGCCGTGGGGCGGCTTCAAGCTGAGCGGCATCGGCCGCGAGCTCGGCCGCTGGGGGCTGCAGAACTATCTCGAAGTCAAACAGATAACACGCTACGAAAGCGGCCGGGCATGGGGGTGGTACCTCAAATGA
- a CDS encoding bifunctional protein-serine/threonine kinase/phosphatase — protein MPTRTKMPLKGPRAPGYTGARGDFGEDGDAMIVIEPNGVGPGLEIGFVSVAGRRAVNEDYAGIALGEAAGAATRGVVAALADGMGGSAAGAVAAEVTVRSFLEGYYQLPETLGPERAAARALDAANAWVHAQGRSDPRLTAMAATFAALILRGRQAYFLRAGDIRLYRLREGRLRRIGADHYEPAVIGGVVLRAVGLERAIAADWDVLGLAEGDRYLLCSDGLHRALSDARLAPLLAEADAQTAAQRLIEAAVAFGRDNASAVVLDVMALPVLDLHYLERVIGPLPIGDPPRIGDTVDGYLLGSVLYSGHYSRLFVARSPDQPQGDPVIVKFPLPRAEHDENIRRSFLRETWISGRVKSQYLIDYLPPEPGRQTRLYAVSPYYDGETLETRLQRSPVGLREGIDIAGRLAKAIDTLNRREIFHRDIKPENVMLLRDGGLRLLDLGFSAMPGVLDPAPAEVPGTPAYMAPELFAGGSGDARSDVFAFGVTLYRMFSGGKSPYGLRQFIPLHRHRPDLPAYLSRVLEKGMARDPDERYQDVLELLYELEYAGRRGAPAGVARRRSLYERNPLLFWQVTAWTAIAVAFGLLVALAKPWT, from the coding sequence ATGCCGACGCGGACTAAGATGCCGCTCAAAGGCCCACGGGCGCCGGGGTACACCGGCGCCCGCGGCGATTTCGGCGAGGACGGGGACGCCATGATCGTGATCGAGCCGAACGGCGTCGGACCGGGACTGGAAATCGGCTTCGTCTCGGTGGCCGGGCGGCGTGCGGTCAACGAGGACTACGCCGGCATCGCGCTCGGTGAAGCCGCCGGTGCCGCAACCCGGGGCGTGGTCGCCGCGCTGGCCGATGGCATGGGCGGTTCGGCCGCCGGCGCGGTGGCCGCCGAAGTGACCGTGCGCAGCTTTCTCGAGGGTTACTATCAGCTGCCGGAAACCCTGGGTCCGGAACGGGCGGCCGCCCGCGCGCTGGATGCGGCCAATGCCTGGGTGCATGCCCAGGGGCGCTCCGACCCACGCCTGACCGCCATGGCCGCGACTTTCGCGGCGCTCATCCTGCGCGGGCGCCAGGCGTATTTCCTGCGTGCCGGCGACATTCGGCTCTATCGCCTGCGCGAAGGCCGTCTGCGGCGCATCGGCGCGGACCATTACGAGCCGGCGGTGATCGGCGGCGTGGTGCTACGCGCGGTCGGGCTGGAACGGGCCATCGCCGCCGACTGGGACGTACTCGGCCTGGCCGAAGGGGATCGTTATCTGCTGTGCAGCGACGGCCTGCACCGCGCTCTGTCCGATGCACGCCTCGCGCCGCTGCTGGCCGAGGCGGATGCGCAGACCGCCGCGCAGCGCCTGATCGAGGCCGCGGTCGCCTTCGGGCGGGACAACGCCAGCGCCGTGGTACTCGACGTGATGGCGCTGCCCGTGCTCGATCTGCACTACCTCGAACGGGTCATCGGCCCGCTGCCGATCGGCGACCCGCCGCGCATCGGCGACACGGTCGACGGCTACCTGCTTGGATCGGTGCTCTATTCGGGACATTACAGCCGCCTGTTCGTGGCCCGGTCCCCGGACCAGCCTCAGGGCGACCCGGTGATCGTCAAGTTTCCGCTGCCGCGGGCGGAGCACGACGAGAACATCCGCCGCTCGTTCCTGCGCGAGACCTGGATTTCCGGGCGGGTGAAGAGTCAGTACCTCATCGATTACCTGCCGCCCGAGCCAGGCCGGCAGACGCGGCTGTACGCGGTCAGCCCGTATTACGACGGCGAGACGCTGGAGACGCGGCTGCAGCGCAGTCCGGTCGGCCTGCGCGAGGGCATCGATATCGCAGGTCGTCTGGCAAAGGCGATAGACACCTTGAATCGGCGCGAGATATTCCACCGCGACATCAAGCCGGAGAACGTGATGTTGCTGCGCGACGGGGGGCTGCGGCTGCTCGATCTCGGTTTCTCGGCCATGCCGGGCGTGCTCGATCCGGCGCCCGCGGAGGTGCCGGGCACGCCGGCCTACATGGCCCCGGAACTGTTTGCCGGCGGCAGCGGCGACGCTCGTTCCGACGTGTTCGCCTTCGGCGTCACGCTGTACCGCATGTTCAGCGGCGGCAAGTCGCCCTACGGGCTGCGTCAGTTTATCCCGCTGCACCGCCACCGGCCCGACCTGCCGGCGTACCTGAGCAGGGTGCTGGAGAAGGGTATGGCGCGCGACCCGGACGAGCGCTATCAGGACGTGCTCGAACTGCTCTATGAACTCGAATATGCCGGCCGCAGGGGCGCACCGGCCGGCGTGGCGCGGCGACGCAGCCTGTACGAGCGCAATCCGCTGCTGTTCTGGCAGGTGACCGCCTGGACGGCGATCGCGGTGGCCTTCGGGCTGCTGGTCGCGCTGGCCAAACCCTGGACCTGA